In Bactrocera oleae isolate idBacOlea1 chromosome 5, idBacOlea1, whole genome shotgun sequence, a genomic segment contains:
- the xit gene encoding probable dolichyl pyrophosphate Glc1Man9GlcNAc2 alpha-1,3-glucosyltransferase isoform X2, with amino-acid sequence MVVLTNLNYASTAAIYFQRCSVIVMDLLFAVGVRRCLWALKISQSSQQSFAAKILLLFNVGLLFVDHMHFQYNGFLFGILLLSISLLLEERYLLSAFTFAALLMFKHIFLYMAPAFAVYLLKFYCLDSKCARNAVICIIKLAVVGLTPIVAAFGPFYNQLDQVFSRLFPFKRGLTHAYWAPNFWALYNTADKVAAKLLRIPNSTGPSTTSGLVQEFEPQFLPSITPRTTFVLTLLFMLPILIKLFFYTSKSESKATFLRAVVICSCSSFMFGWHVHEKAILMCLIPLCLLFVLHSTDAKHAYWLSIFGYFSLFPLLHQSCVLLLRYALYLAYVAFMYGQLAKLYPNERQIKMHMLEYLYILGCVLLPIYEHNISSFLRLDKTLPFLPLLLTSLYCGLAVTYFFIRYYLHALTISASASFTFTNNFKPNTKSTKTVKAKNKPKSKLFKSKLKPQ; translated from the exons CAACGTTGCTCTGTGATTGTAATGGATCTATTGTTCGCTGTTGGAGTACGACGATGTCTATGGGCGTTAAAAATATCGCAATCATCGCAACAATCCTTTGCAGCGAAGATCTTACTTTTGTTTAATGTAGGATTGTTGTTTGTGGATCATATGCATTTCCAGTATAATGGtttcttatttggtatactaTTGCTGAGTATAAGTTTGCTGCTAGAGGAACGATATCTGCTATCAGCATTCACATTTGCCGCATTGCTGATGTTTAagcatatatttctttatatggCGCCAGCTTTTGCAGTTTATCTGCTCAAGTTTTATTGCCTGGATTCAAAGTGTGCTAGGAATGCAgtaatttgtattattaaattgGCAGTTGTCGGCTTAACACCTATTGTAGCGGCTTTCGGACCATTCTATAATCAGTTGGATCAG GTATTTAGTCGCCTATTTCCCTTTAAACGTGGCTTGACACATGCTTATTGGGCGCCAAATTTCTGGGCGCTCTATAATACTGCCGACAAAGTTGCTGCCAAATTGCTACGCATTCCAAATTCAACTGGGCCTTCAACCACTTCTGGTCTTGTGCAAGAGTTTGAACCACAGTTCTTGCCTAGCATAACGCCGCGCACCACATTTGTGCTGACGTTGCTCTTTATGTTGCCAATATTGATAAAACTCTTTTTCTACACGTCAAAAAG TGAATCAAAAGCTACATTTTTACGTGCCGTTGTTATCTGCTCTTGTTCTTCCTTCATGTTCGGCTGGCACGTCCATGAGAAGGCTATATTAATGTGCCTTATTCCACTGTG CTTGCTTTTCGTACTCCACTCAACGGATGCCAAACACGCATACTGGTTAAGCATTTTTGGTTATTTCTCGCTATTTCCATTACTTCACCAATCGTGCGTGTTGCTGCTGCGTTATGCTCTCTATCTGGCCTATGTGGCTTTCATGTACGGACAATTGGCCAAACTGTATCCAAACGAGCGCCAAATCAAAATGCATATGCTAGAATATCTTTACATACTTGGTTGTGTATTGCTTCCCATATATGAACACAACATAAGTTCATTTTTACGTTTAGATAAAACACTGCCATTTTTACCGCTACTACTGACATCTCTTTACTGTGGTTTAGCTGTTACATACTTTTTCATTCGTTATTATTTACATGCACTCACTATAAGTGCCTCTGCATCTTTtacatttacaaataattttaagcccaatacaaaaagtacaaaaacCGTTAAAGCTAAGAATAAGCCAAAATCAAAGTTGTTCAAGTCAAAGTTGAAGCCGCAATAA
- the LOC106626557 gene encoding stromelysin-3: protein MTSLWLCLIICLALTSETRQAPANTNIQDSISATTAKIEEIVQKTDAREKRNIEVPPPEILRFMRRFGYLETNPSDSESLYHESAIIEAIKNVQKYGALNQTGELDNQTLELFSKPRCGVPDIEGTPYYLTSSTQRAYEQSIRDRRSESRAGSDFRVRRKRFVVGAPTWKKRRIRYLISNWSRKIPKPQVERDIARALELWARYSGLRFERVNDTDADIIIYFGTRYHGDNFAFDGPGNILAHAFYPYEMGSWGGDVHFDEDENWQENSTTLATGVDFYAVAAHEIGHSLGLAHSPHYNSIMFPYYKGPGAGTTLDYDDTLAMYTIYLTKVLEDDENIVNTSEEPQLAVTAATFHVKKEERSKQTTKITLPSFHDDYETVKQHKSRFASSTTKLTELSTSNTDIPHPIPTLPTLWPKPELSKIPNICLGHFDALSVLNGTVHVFKNEYVYKLTPRYTVMNGYPLSIYETFPFLPADVKRIDAAYERYDGAGVFFTGDKYWVFSYAQGKLPTLIENSPLPIENLIDYMPKIDAVMLWPKNNRTYIFAGERFWRYNDRLKMLDIGYPKPMCRWPGIPSHIDAAATLNNGKTYFFKNNLYWLYDNANIRPMRGYPRRASSAWLHCVTTTRKPLRNYNTTVTFIAASTLT, encoded by the exons atgaCGTCACTTTGGCTTTGTCTGATTATTTGCTTGGCGCTAACGTCGGAGACGCGGCAAGCAccagcaaatacaaatatacaagatTCAATaagtgcaacaacagcaaagattgaagaaattgtgcaaaaaaCGGATGCGCGCGAAAAACGGAACATTGAAGTGCCGCCACCGGAAATT TTGCGTTTTATGCGTCGCTTTGGCTACTTGGAGACCAATCCAAGCGATTCGGAATCACTTTATCATGAGTCGGCGATTATCGAAGCGATAAAGAATGTACAAAAATATGGAGCGCTCAATCAGACGGGCGAGCTGGACAATCAAACGTTGGAG CTCTTCAGTAAACCACGCTGCGGCGTCCCTGACATTGAAGGCACTCCCTATTATCTCACAAGCAGCACACAGCGCGCTTACGAGCAAAGCATCAGAGACAGAAGGAGTGAGTCACGAGCCGGAAGCGATTTTAGAGTACGCCGCAAACGTTTTGTGGTCGGTGCGCCTACCTGGAAGAAACGGCGTATACGTTACCT CATCAGCAATTGGTCCCGCAAAATTCCAAAACCTCAAGTGGAGCGTGACATCGCACGGGCTCTTGAGCTATGGGCACGGTATAGTGGTCTTCGTTTCGAGCGCGTTAATGACACCGATGccgatataataatatactttggCACACGATATCACGGAGACAA TTTTGCTTTCGATGGACCTGGCAATATATTGGCACATGCTTTCTACCCCTATGAAATGGGTTCTTGGGGCGGTGATGTACACTTTGATGAGGACGAAAATTGGCAGGAGAACTCCACTACTCTAGCGACGGGTGTGGACTTTTACGCAGTTGCAGCACACGAAATCGGTCACAGTTTGGGTTTGGCTCATTCGCCACATTACAATTCAATTATGTTTCCATACTATAAAGGTCCTGGAGCGGGTACAACACTAGATTATGATGACACATTAgctatgtataccatatacc TGACTAAAGTTTTGGAAGATGATGAGAATATTGTAAATACATCGGAAGAACCGCAGTTAGCGGTAACCGCTGCCACTTTCCATGTGAAGAAAGAAGAGCGGTCCAAGCAGACAACTAAGATCACATTGCCGTCTTTTCATGACGATTACGAGACCGTAAAACAACATAAA aGCCGCTTCGCTTCGAGTACCACAAAACTAACAGAACTTTCAACAAGCAATACAGATATACCACACCCTATTCCAACGCTACCCACTTTATGGCCAAAACCCGAACTTTCAAAGATACCAAATATTTGTCTCGGCCATTTCGATGCCTTGAGCGTGCTAAATGGAACGGTACACGTTTTCAAGAATGAATATGTCTACAAGTTAACGCCACGTTATACCGTTATGAACGG CTATCCGCTGAGCATTTACGAAACGTTTCCATTTCTACCGGCTGATGTCAAACGTATCGATGCTGCTTATGAGCGCTACGATGGCGCCGGCGTGTTTTTTACag GCGACAAATATTGGGTATTCAGCTACGCACAGGGTAAGCTTCCAACGCTCATCGAAAATAGCCCGCTTCCGATAGAAAATTTGATAGATTATATGCCAAAAATCGACGCCGTTATGTTGTGGC CAAAAAATAATCGAACGTATATTTTTGCTGGCGAAAGATTTTGGCGTTATAATGATCGCTTGAAAATGCTAGATATTGGCTACCCGAAGCCTATGTGCCGTTGGCCCGGCATTCCAAGCCACATTGATGCAGCAGCGACATTAAACAATGGCAAAACttacttcttcaaaaataatCTTTATTGGCTTTACGACAATGCCAACATTCGACCGATGCGTGGTTATCCCAGACGCGCCTCAAGCGCTTGGTTGCATTGTGTTACAACAACAAGGAAGCCACTACGCAATTACAATACAACAGTTACTTTTATTGCGGCTTCAACTTTGACTTGA